The proteins below are encoded in one region of Coffea arabica cultivar ET-39 chromosome 4c, Coffea Arabica ET-39 HiFi, whole genome shotgun sequence:
- the LOC140004698 gene encoding 1-deoxy-D-xylulose 5-phosphate reductoisomerase, which translates to MIYSLLQPTVAAIEAGKDICLANKETLIAGGPFVLPPAHKHQVKILPADSEHSAIFQCIQGLPEGALRRIILTASGGAFRDWPVEKLKDVKVADAVKHPNWNMGKKITVDSATLFNEVLEVIEAHYLYGATYDNIEIVIHPQSIIHSMVETQDSSILAQLGWPDMLLPILYTMSWPDRIYCSEITWPRLDLCKLGSLTFKAPDNVKYPSMELAYAAGRAGGTMTGVLSAANEKAVEMFINDQIGYLDIFKVVELTCNKHQAESVSSPSLEEIVHYDLWARDYAETLQFSAGLKPALV; encoded by the exons ATGATTTATTCCTTATTGCAGCCGACTGTGGCTGCCATAGAAGCAGGGAAAGACATTTGCTTGGCCAACAAAGAGACGTTAATTGCTGGGGGTCCTTTTGTACTTCCTCCTGCGCACAAGCACCAAGTGAAGATTCTTCCTGCAGATTCAGAACATTCTGCCATTTTCCAG TGTATACAAGGTCTGCCTGAGGGTGCTCTCCGACGTATCATTTTAACAGCATCTGGTGGTGCTTTCAG GGATTGGCCAGTTGAGAAATTGAAAGATGTTAAAGTAGCAGATGCGGTGAAGCATCCTAACTGGAACATGGGAAAAAAGATTACAGTGGATTCTGCCACATTATTCAATGAGGTG TTGGAAGTTATTGAAGCCCATTATCTTTATGGGGCCACTTATGACAACATTGAAATCGTTATTCATCCCCAATCTATCATCCACTCAATGGTTGAAACACAG GATTCATCGATATTGGCACAATTAGGATGGCCTGACATGCTGTTGCCCATTCTTTACACAATGTCCTGGCCAGACAGAATTTACTGTTCTGAGATAACTTGGCCACGCCTTGATCTTTGCAA GCTTGGGTCCCTGACATTTAAAGCCCCAGATAATGTCAAGTATCCATCAATGGAACTCGCATATGCTGCCGGGCGAGCAGGAGGGACCATGACTGGAGTTCTCAGCGCTGCTAATGAGAAAGCTGTCGAAATGTTCATCAATGACCA AATCGGCTATCTGGACATTTTCAAGGTTGTGGAGCTAACATGCAACAAGCATCAAGCAGAATCGGTGTCCTCCCCATCCCTGGAGGAAATTGTACATTACGATTTGTGGGCACGTGACTATGCAGAAACTTTGCAATTCTCTGCTGGCTTAAAGCCTGCTCTTGTATAA